The following proteins are encoded in a genomic region of Synechococcus sp. CBW1002:
- a CDS encoding oxidoreductase produces MPPRWTAAAIPDLSGRIALVTGANSGLGLETARALAHHGATVVLACRNRRRGEEARQALLPAARGPLDLLELDLADLAQVVAAAGWMEEQYGRFDLLINNAGVMAPPRTLSRDGFELQFATNHLGHFALTLALLPLLEGQPDARVVTVTSGAQYFGRIAFDDLQAERSYDRWRAYGQSKLANVMFALELQQRLEQAGSTVRSFAAHPGLARTNLQPASVEASGARFEALAYRLMDPLFQSAAMGALPQLFAATAPQAEGGGHYGPDQWGGLRGWPAAVRVAPAALDGQQRRRLWECSEALCAAASPALATRMSAVGTAVSPA; encoded by the coding sequence GTGCCGCCGCGCTGGACCGCCGCTGCCATCCCCGATCTGAGCGGCCGCATTGCCCTGGTGACCGGTGCCAACAGCGGCCTGGGCCTGGAAACCGCCCGGGCCCTGGCCCACCATGGCGCCACCGTGGTGCTGGCCTGCCGCAACCGGCGCCGCGGCGAGGAGGCTCGCCAGGCCTTGCTGCCGGCGGCCCGTGGGCCGCTTGATCTGCTGGAGCTGGACCTGGCCGATCTGGCGCAGGTGGTCGCCGCGGCCGGTTGGATGGAGGAGCAGTACGGCCGGTTTGATCTGCTGATCAACAACGCCGGTGTGATGGCGCCGCCCCGCACCCTCAGCCGTGATGGGTTCGAACTGCAGTTCGCCACCAACCACCTGGGTCATTTCGCCCTCACCCTGGCCCTGCTGCCTCTGCTCGAGGGCCAGCCCGATGCCCGCGTGGTCACGGTCACCTCCGGTGCCCAGTACTTCGGCCGCATCGCCTTCGATGATCTGCAGGCGGAGCGCTCCTACGACCGCTGGCGCGCCTACGGCCAGAGCAAACTCGCCAACGTGATGTTCGCCCTGGAGCTGCAGCAGCGTCTGGAGCAGGCCGGCAGCACGGTGCGCTCCTTCGCGGCCCACCCCGGCCTGGCCCGCACCAATCTTCAGCCCGCTTCGGTGGAGGCCAGCGGTGCCCGCTTCGAGGCCCTGGCCTACCGGTTGATGGATCCCCTCTTCCAGAGCGCCGCCATGGGGGCTTTGCCCCAGCTGTTTGCCGCCACGGCCCCGCAGGCGGAAGGTGGCGGCCATTACGGCCCCGATCAATGGGGTGGTCTGCGGGGCTGGCCCGCGGCGGTGCGGGTTGCCCCGGCCGCCCTCGATGGCCAGCAGCGCCGCCGGCTGTGGGAGTGCAGTGAAGCGCTCTGCGCTGCCGCCAGCCCTGCGCTGGCCACCCGGATGTCGGCAGTGGGCACTGCAGTGAGCCCTGCCTAA
- a CDS encoding FUSC family protein has translation MPLRSLSPQQTRNALLVGFAGFLATALYLWSGPAVAAEQGFYLVYGAVRSLLPSRDASLQAAQARLLGTAFGGVVVFLVMLAFRDWLAMGVAYVLIHRIGRRCGFSSATLVNAGVMVVLLLGVPAYGAMGFRYVFDRTLWHALGLGIGMAVERLFWPDAPLQRLITSERALVQRLHDLLAGRQVCSAESLIASYAEHRAVRSEVLRGSEAALLQSPSYRDRHDCLEIALRHAVAMLRGPTVLKTLDERACREALGRYGTFPELA, from the coding sequence ATGCCGTTGCGCTCCCTCTCCCCGCAGCAGACCAGAAACGCCCTTCTGGTGGGGTTCGCCGGTTTTCTCGCCACTGCCCTCTACCTCTGGTCCGGGCCTGCGGTAGCGGCCGAACAGGGCTTCTATCTGGTGTACGGAGCCGTGCGCAGCCTGCTGCCCAGCCGGGATGCCTCCCTGCAGGCGGCCCAGGCACGGCTGCTGGGCACGGCCTTCGGCGGGGTGGTGGTGTTCCTGGTGATGCTCGCCTTCCGCGACTGGCTCGCCATGGGGGTGGCCTACGTGCTGATTCATCGGATCGGTCGGCGCTGCGGCTTCAGCAGCGCCACCCTTGTGAACGCGGGGGTGATGGTGGTGCTCCTGCTCGGTGTGCCCGCCTACGGGGCCATGGGGTTCCGCTATGTCTTCGATCGCACCCTCTGGCATGCCCTGGGCCTCGGGATCGGTATGGCCGTGGAGCGTCTGTTCTGGCCGGATGCGCCGCTGCAGCGCCTGATCACCAGCGAACGGGCTCTGGTGCAGCGGCTGCACGATCTGCTGGCCGGCCGCCAGGTTTGCTCGGCCGAGTCCCTGATCGCCAGCTATGCGGAGCACCGGGCGGTCCGCTCGGAGGTTCTGCGGGGCAGCGAGGCGGCTCTGCTGCAGTCCCCCTCCTACCGCGATCGCCACGACTGCCTCGAGATCGCCCTGCGCCACGCCGTGGCCATGCTGCGCGGCCCCACGGTGCTCAAGACCCTGGATGAACGGGCCTGCCGGGAGGCCCTGGGGCGCTACGGCACCTTCCCGGAGCTGGCCTGA
- a CDS encoding DUF389 domain-containing protein, which yields MLITSTIIATLGLLVDSPAVVIGAMIVAPLMNPILSCAFGISTSDGILIQRSLVTILLGSATVMLLAWALDEAVPTTILSQEIIARTTPNIVDLGIALAAGAAGAFSLTRPKIANSIAGVAIAVALVPPLCVAGIGLGLHDDIGVSVETAVPIGIGNQVTTGALLLFCANLIGITVAASLVFLWQRYGHWRRAGVSLVSLGLLLAVVSGPLSGAMGEFILEKRIDSQIAKLWERYPHYREVIQLKNLSVQTNSKGVKVDFQLYAPSSLLDDQILDQLHGELSQVLEKSGLGTVTTTIRHVPTEVRSYRSTLAP from the coding sequence TTGCTGATCACGTCCACGATCATTGCAACACTGGGGCTTCTGGTCGACAGCCCGGCTGTGGTGATCGGGGCCATGATCGTGGCTCCGTTGATGAATCCGATCCTGAGTTGTGCCTTCGGGATCAGCACCTCCGACGGGATCCTCATTCAACGCTCCCTGGTCACGATTCTGCTGGGCAGTGCCACGGTGATGCTTCTGGCCTGGGCTCTGGATGAAGCGGTGCCGACCACGATCCTCAGCCAGGAAATCATCGCCCGCACCACACCCAACATCGTGGATCTCGGCATCGCACTGGCGGCCGGTGCCGCCGGCGCCTTCTCCCTGACCAGGCCCAAGATCGCCAATTCCATCGCAGGCGTCGCGATCGCCGTGGCCCTGGTCCCGCCGCTGTGTGTCGCAGGAATCGGCCTCGGCCTGCACGACGACATCGGCGTCTCGGTGGAAACCGCCGTACCCATCGGGATCGGCAATCAGGTCACAACGGGAGCCCTGCTGCTCTTCTGCGCCAACCTGATCGGCATCACCGTGGCCGCATCCCTCGTCTTCCTGTGGCAGCGGTACGGCCACTGGCGACGGGCGGGGGTGAGCCTGGTGTCTCTGGGGCTCCTGCTGGCCGTGGTGAGCGGGCCCTTGAGTGGAGCGATGGGGGAATTCATCCTGGAGAAAAGGATCGACAGCCAGATCGCGAAACTGTGGGAGCGGTATCCCCACTACCGCGAAGTGATTCAGCTCAAGAATCTGAGCGTCCAGACAAATTCCAAAGGGGTGAAGGTCGACTTCCAGCTCTATGCCCCATCCAGCCTGCTCGATGATCAGATCCTGGATCAGCTGCACGGGGAATTGAGTCAGGTGCTGGAGAAGAGTGGCCTCGGCACAGTCACCACCACGATCCGGCATGTCCCCACGGAAGTGAGGAGCTACCGCAGCACGCTCGCCCCCTGA
- a CDS encoding HD domain-containing protein, with translation MEPTPQGERMRFHRMDEMSPDDFRLLRTVHEQNLLQLPDLLLDLLERLGGDEAYPVDRRTHSLQAATRALRDGRDEETVVVALLHDVGEALGPLNHGEVIAAILKPFIREENHWMLAHHPVFQTYFYGSKVGIDPNGREAYRESPHFAYTAEFCALYDEVSFDPDYPQEPIETFIPMVRRVLRRPWDPPAPEPETRGGELN, from the coding sequence ATGGAGCCAACGCCGCAGGGCGAGCGCATGCGGTTCCACCGCATGGACGAGATGAGCCCGGACGATTTCCGGCTGCTGCGCACGGTGCATGAGCAGAACCTGCTGCAGCTCCCGGATCTGCTGCTCGATCTGCTGGAGAGGCTGGGCGGGGACGAGGCCTATCCCGTGGATCGCCGCACCCATTCCCTGCAGGCGGCGACCCGGGCCCTGCGGGACGGCCGCGACGAGGAAACCGTGGTGGTGGCCCTGCTGCACGACGTGGGGGAGGCACTCGGCCCCCTCAATCACGGTGAGGTGATCGCCGCCATCCTCAAGCCGTTCATCCGGGAGGAGAACCACTGGATGCTCGCCCACCATCCGGTGTTCCAGACCTACTTCTACGGCAGCAAGGTGGGCATCGACCCGAACGGCCGGGAGGCCTACCGGGAGAGCCCGCACTTCGCCTACACCGCTGAATTCTGCGCCCTGTACGACGAGGTCTCATTCGATCCGGACTATCCCCAAGAACCAATCGAGACCTTCATTCCGATGGTCCGCCGCGTTCTGCGCAGACCGTGGGATCCCCCGGCGCCGGAGCCAGAGACAAGAGGAGGAGAGTTGAACTAG
- a CDS encoding FUSC family protein produces the protein MASSPSSSSPAPLALILRNGSVLALLMAAAAFLRLPEGLFLALGALTVLESDLGQGVLAGRERLLGTLCGLVAVVIAAGALGGAPLPLAIFGGLTLVRLFSFAAGLRSGYIVGGQVVAGSLLHHGLERWPYALFRTVTTLLGVGIGILVSRHIYSQRSLLLWQADCRQWLLDLADALERVALTQHSEEPYLRMRERRDGLRRRLPQLAAEQGVLHLSGEDPLNLAQDLLLQAGTVLSCARDLHPILAAAGPGSAAATFPWAPLISCGAAHLRASACGSDGRRSRRDLQALRQRLQRQLEDQPPSGEGELLLCSRLLMLSDALLSLRRLPAGARPALAGPVRAP, from the coding sequence ATGGCCTCCTCCCCCTCGTCGTCCTCGCCCGCGCCCCTGGCGCTGATCCTCCGCAACGGCAGCGTGCTGGCGCTGCTGATGGCCGCCGCCGCCTTCCTGCGCCTGCCCGAGGGGCTGTTCCTGGCGCTGGGGGCCCTCACGGTGCTCGAGTCCGACCTCGGCCAGGGCGTGCTGGCCGGCCGGGAGCGCCTGCTCGGCACCCTCTGCGGCCTGGTGGCGGTGGTGATCGCGGCCGGCGCCCTCGGCGGCGCACCGCTGCCCCTGGCGATCTTCGGGGGGCTCACCCTGGTGCGTCTGTTCAGCTTCGCGGCGGGCCTGCGCAGCGGCTACATCGTGGGCGGGCAGGTGGTGGCGGGGAGCCTGCTCCACCACGGCCTCGAGCGGTGGCCCTATGCCCTGTTCCGCACGGTCACCACCCTGCTGGGGGTGGGGATCGGCATTCTCGTGTCGCGGCACATCTACAGCCAGCGCAGCCTGCTGCTCTGGCAGGCCGACTGCCGCCAGTGGCTGCTCGACCTGGCCGATGCCCTCGAGCGTGTGGCCCTGACCCAGCACTCGGAGGAGCCCTATCTGCGGATGCGGGAGCGGCGCGATGGCCTGCGCCGGCGCCTGCCGCAGCTGGCGGCCGAGCAGGGGGTGCTCCATCTCAGCGGCGAGGATCCCCTCAACCTGGCGCAGGATCTGCTGCTCCAGGCCGGCACGGTGCTCAGCTGTGCCCGCGATCTCCACCCCATCCTTGCCGCGGCCGGGCCCGGCTCCGCCGCGGCCACCTTCCCCTGGGCTCCCCTGATCAGCTGTGGGGCGGCCCACTTGCGCGCCTCTGCCTGCGGCTCCGATGGGCGCCGCAGCCGCCGGGATCTGCAGGCTCTGCGGCAGCGGCTGCAGCGCCAGCTGGAGGATCAGCCCCCCTCAGGCGAAGGCGAGCTGCTGCTCTGCAGCCGCCTGCTGATGCTCAGCGATGCCCTGCTCAGCCTGCGCAGACTTCCCGCTGGGGCCCGGCCTGCCCTGGCCGGCCCGGTCCGCGCTCCTTAG
- the recN gene encoding DNA repair protein RecN yields MLTGLRLENIALIEQLELGFAPGFTVFTGETGAGKSLLLDALDALLGGAQGSAGARLLRPRAERAVIEASFSLDPPLEVWLAQQEIESQEGELWLSREWRRSEERLTSRNRLNGVLVSRAQLQELRPLLLDLTVQGQTQQLARPGLQRRWLDRFAGEPIQLLLDPVRQAFGQWRDAVEALEAAQRDRDQLERERIAQEQRLEDLEAADLDDPFEVQRLQSEQDRLAHGVRLQEGVMSLQGRLVEGAEQAPSVFDHLAACEQELAVMEGLDGSVSPLRQRCTEGFVQLQDLMRDLDRYAASLESDPATLAQLQDRLATLKALERRHASDLAGLISLRDALRQQLAPGGAAASLAALEQREQQLRQRRDDLNAALHERRQAAARTLEQQLMQALRPMGLANVRFEVRVEAAPAGEEGADAVQFLFSANPGQPLAPLAEVASGGEMSRFLLALKTCLAAADAHVTLLFDEIDTGVSGRVSGAMAELLQRLALQRQVFCVTHQPLVAAAADHHYRVSKQVVDGVTHTQVSHLRDTRARQAELAELAGGDSGEARLFAASLLDRAAAPPRPDR; encoded by the coding sequence CCGGCTGCTGCGTCCACGGGCGGAGCGGGCCGTGATCGAGGCCAGCTTCAGCCTCGATCCACCGCTGGAAGTCTGGCTGGCCCAGCAGGAGATCGAGAGCCAGGAGGGTGAGCTCTGGCTCAGCCGGGAGTGGCGCCGCAGCGAGGAGCGCCTCACCAGCCGCAATCGCCTCAATGGCGTGCTGGTCAGCCGCGCTCAGTTGCAGGAGCTGCGGCCCCTGTTGCTGGATCTCACCGTGCAGGGACAGACGCAGCAGCTGGCCCGCCCCGGTCTGCAGCGGCGTTGGCTGGATCGCTTTGCGGGTGAGCCGATCCAGTTGCTGCTTGATCCGGTGCGTCAGGCTTTTGGCCAGTGGCGTGATGCGGTCGAGGCGCTGGAGGCGGCGCAGCGCGATCGCGATCAGCTGGAGCGCGAGCGGATCGCTCAGGAGCAGCGGCTTGAGGATCTGGAGGCGGCGGACCTCGACGACCCGTTTGAGGTGCAGCGCCTCCAGAGCGAGCAGGACCGCCTCGCCCACGGGGTGCGTCTGCAGGAGGGGGTGATGAGCTTGCAGGGGCGCCTGGTGGAGGGGGCCGAGCAGGCGCCTTCGGTGTTCGATCACCTGGCTGCCTGCGAACAGGAGCTCGCTGTGATGGAGGGGCTGGATGGTTCGGTCAGCCCCCTGCGCCAGCGCTGCACCGAGGGTTTCGTCCAGCTTCAGGATCTGATGCGCGATCTCGATCGCTACGCCGCTTCGCTGGAGAGTGATCCAGCCACCCTGGCCCAGCTCCAGGACCGCCTCGCCACCCTCAAGGCGCTGGAGCGCCGCCACGCCTCTGATCTCGCCGGCCTGATCAGCCTGCGGGACGCGCTGCGCCAGCAGCTGGCTCCCGGTGGCGCAGCGGCGTCCCTGGCTGCCCTCGAGCAGCGGGAGCAGCAGCTGCGTCAGCGACGGGATGATCTCAATGCCGCCCTGCACGAGCGGCGCCAGGCGGCGGCCCGGACGCTGGAGCAGCAGCTGATGCAGGCCCTGCGGCCCATGGGTCTGGCCAATGTGCGCTTTGAGGTGCGGGTGGAGGCCGCCCCGGCCGGTGAGGAGGGCGCCGACGCGGTGCAGTTCCTGTTTTCCGCCAACCCGGGTCAGCCCCTGGCGCCCCTGGCGGAGGTGGCCTCGGGGGGGGAGATGAGCCGCTTCCTGCTGGCCCTCAAGACCTGCCTGGCCGCGGCCGATGCCCACGTCACCCTGCTGTTTGATGAGATCGATACGGGGGTCAGTGGCCGGGTGAGTGGGGCGATGGCGGAGTTGCTGCAGCGCCTGGCCCTGCAGCGGCAGGTGTTCTGTGTCACCCACCAGCCCCTGGTGGCGGCTGCGGCGGATCACCACTACCGCGTCAGCAAGCAGGTCGTCGACGGCGTCACCCACACCCAGGTGTCCCACCTGCGGGACACTCGCGCCCGCCAGGCGGAGCTGGCCGAGCTGGCCGGTGGGGATTCCGGTGAGGCCCGCCTGTTTGCCGCCAGCCTGCTGGATCGGGCCGCCGCGCCGCCGCGGCCGGATCGCTAG
- a CDS encoding 2Fe-2S iron-sulfur cluster-binding protein, with protein sequence MEINWACAQLSTPWHHPDKTLLDIAIESDIEMVSACGGKTICSSCKVEVLEGLDYLEPRTPEEARIAERLHWPDNIRLGCATRFRDRGKVKIKRLIKPPGERKAEKRKAKQGGVRRCSIPGDPVRGSQRIHPPFRKHSRVRLGVYPESLFHGTEGGDCLKPWNDQPLGWRRTELCIRHPGNRFRILLRRCCENRLCNPQKNPRALRSTPKGIQSLC encoded by the coding sequence ATGGAGATCAACTGGGCATGCGCTCAGCTGAGCACTCCCTGGCATCACCCGGACAAGACGCTGCTCGATATCGCGATCGAATCCGATATCGAAATGGTTTCGGCATGCGGAGGAAAAACCATCTGCAGCTCCTGCAAGGTTGAGGTTCTCGAAGGGCTGGATTATCTGGAGCCAAGAACCCCTGAGGAAGCACGCATTGCCGAGCGCCTCCACTGGCCGGATAACATACGGCTGGGCTGTGCGACGAGATTTCGCGACAGAGGAAAGGTGAAGATCAAGCGACTGATCAAACCTCCCGGGGAGAGGAAAGCGGAAAAACGAAAAGCCAAACAGGGGGGGGTTAGGCGTTGTTCGATCCCTGGCGATCCTGTTCGTGGATCTCAAAGGATTCACCCCCCTTTCAGAAAGCATTCCCGCGTTCGACTTGGTGTATATCCTGAATCGCTATTTCACGGCACTGAAGGAGGAGATTGTCTAAAACCATGGAACGATCAACCTCTGGGTTGGCGACGAACTGAGCTGTGTATTCGGCATCCAGGAAACCGATTCAGGATCCTATTGCGAAGATGCTGTGAAAACCGCCTTTGCAATCCGCAAAAGAATCCTCGTGCTCTCCGAAGCACTCCGAAAGGAATTCAATCGCTCTGTTGA
- the uvrA gene encoding excinuclease ABC subunit UvrA has product MPRATASASPAATAAAPNGATSASEAALTLNGGSLEDVIRVRGARQHNLKNVDLTIPRNRLVVFTGVSGSGKSSLAFDTIFAEGQRRYVESLSAYARQFLGQVDKPDVDAIEGLSPAISIDQKSTSHNPRSTVGTVTEIQDYLRLLFGRAGEPHCPQCDRSIRPQTIDEMVDQILTLPEGTRYQLLAPVVRGKKGTHVKLLGGLVAEGFARVRINGEVRELADNIELDKNHAHHIEVVVDRLVARDGIQERLTDSLRTALKRGDGLSLVEVVPKTGEELPEGLERERLYSENFACPVHGAVMEELSPRLFSFNSPYGACPDCHGLGHLRQFTEDRVVPDPSLPVYAAIAPWSDKDSSYYFSLLYSVGEAFGFEIKLPWSELSQEQRQVLLHGSSEPIPIQADSRYRKSQTYERPFEGILPILERQLRDASGEAVRQKLEKYLELVPCSTCQGLRLRPEALAVRVGPYRIHELTSTSVGESLARIEALMGVGASAGAPPLLSPRQIQIGDLVLREIRMRLKFLLDVGLDYLSLDRPAMTLSGGEAQRIRLATQIGAGLTGVLYVLDEPSIGLHQRDNDRLLATLLKLRDLGNTLIVVEHDEDTIRAADYVVDIGPGAGVHGGRIVSEGGLEQLLAAEDSLTGAYLSGRRSIPTPAERRQACTRQLTLVNCRRNNLDDISVEIPLGRLVCVTGVSGSGKSTLVNELLHPALEHKLGLKVPFPSGLESLKGMKSIDKVIVIDQSPIGRTPRSNPATYTGAFDPIRQVFAATVEAKARGYQVGQFSFNVKGGRCEACSGQGVNVIEMNFLPDVYVQCDVCKGARYNRETLQVTYKGFTIADVLQMTVEQAADVFSAIPQAADRLRTLVDVGLGYIKLGQPAPTLSGGEAQRVKLATELSKRATGKTLYLIDEPTTGLSFYDVHKLMDVMQRLVDKGNSILVIEHNLDVIRCADWIIDLGPEGGDKGGEIVVCGTPEEVAEHPTSHTGRYLKQVLEQHPPVEVAA; this is encoded by the coding sequence ATGCCCCGCGCCACAGCCTCTGCCAGCCCCGCGGCAACAGCAGCGGCCCCGAACGGCGCCACCAGTGCCAGCGAGGCTGCCCTCACCCTTAACGGCGGCAGCCTTGAGGATGTGATCCGGGTGCGGGGCGCCAGGCAGCACAACCTCAAGAACGTCGATCTCACGATTCCGCGCAATCGCCTGGTGGTGTTCACCGGCGTGAGCGGCAGCGGCAAGAGCTCGCTGGCCTTCGACACGATCTTCGCCGAAGGGCAGCGCCGCTACGTCGAGAGCCTCTCGGCCTACGCGCGCCAGTTCCTCGGCCAGGTGGACAAGCCGGATGTGGATGCGATCGAGGGGCTCTCGCCGGCGATCTCGATCGATCAGAAATCCACCAGCCACAATCCCCGCTCCACCGTGGGCACGGTGACCGAGATTCAGGACTATCTGCGCCTGTTGTTCGGTCGGGCTGGTGAGCCCCACTGCCCCCAGTGCGACCGCTCGATCCGGCCCCAGACCATCGACGAGATGGTCGACCAGATCCTCACCCTTCCCGAGGGCACCCGCTACCAGCTGCTGGCGCCGGTGGTGCGGGGCAAGAAGGGCACCCACGTGAAGCTGCTGGGGGGCCTGGTGGCGGAGGGCTTCGCGCGGGTGCGGATCAACGGCGAGGTGCGCGAACTGGCCGACAACATCGAGCTCGACAAGAACCACGCCCACCACATCGAGGTGGTGGTCGACCGGCTCGTGGCCCGCGATGGCATCCAGGAGCGGCTCACCGATTCGCTGCGCACGGCCCTGAAGCGCGGCGACGGTCTGTCCCTGGTGGAGGTGGTGCCCAAGACCGGCGAGGAGCTGCCGGAGGGGCTGGAGCGGGAGCGCCTCTATTCGGAGAACTTCGCCTGCCCGGTGCATGGCGCCGTGATGGAGGAGCTCTCGCCGCGGCTGTTCTCCTTCAACAGCCCCTATGGCGCCTGTCCGGATTGCCATGGCCTCGGCCACCTGCGCCAGTTCACCGAGGATCGGGTGGTGCCGGATCCGTCGCTGCCGGTCTATGCGGCGATCGCACCCTGGAGCGACAAAGACAGCTCCTACTACTTCTCCCTGCTCTACTCGGTGGGGGAGGCCTTCGGTTTCGAGATCAAGCTGCCCTGGAGCGAACTCAGCCAGGAGCAGCGCCAGGTGCTGCTGCATGGCAGCAGCGAGCCGATCCCGATCCAGGCCGACAGCCGCTACCGCAAGAGCCAGACCTACGAGCGTCCCTTCGAGGGCATCCTGCCGATCCTGGAGCGGCAGCTGCGCGATGCCAGCGGTGAGGCGGTGCGGCAGAAACTGGAGAAGTACCTCGAACTGGTGCCCTGCTCCACCTGCCAGGGGCTGCGGCTGCGGCCCGAGGCCCTGGCGGTGCGGGTGGGTCCGTACCGGATCCACGAGCTCACCAGCACCAGCGTGGGCGAGAGCCTGGCCCGGATCGAGGCGCTGATGGGGGTGGGGGCCAGTGCCGGGGCGCCGCCGCTGCTCAGCCCCCGCCAGATCCAGATCGGCGACCTGGTGCTGCGGGAGATTCGCATGCGCCTCAAGTTCCTGCTCGATGTGGGGCTCGACTACCTCAGCCTCGACCGCCCGGCCATGACCCTTTCGGGCGGGGAGGCCCAGCGCATCCGCCTCGCCACCCAGATCGGTGCCGGCCTCACCGGCGTGCTCTACGTGCTGGATGAGCCGAGCATCGGCCTGCACCAGCGGGACAACGATCGCCTGCTGGCCACCCTGCTGAAGCTGCGGGATCTGGGCAACACCCTGATCGTGGTGGAACACGACGAGGACACGATCCGCGCCGCCGACTATGTGGTGGACATCGGTCCCGGCGCCGGGGTGCACGGCGGCCGCATCGTGTCCGAGGGAGGTCTTGAGCAGCTGCTGGCGGCGGAGGATTCACTCACCGGCGCCTACCTCAGCGGCAGGCGCTCGATTCCCACCCCCGCGGAGCGCCGCCAGGCCTGCACCCGCCAGCTCACCCTGGTGAACTGCCGCCGCAACAACCTGGACGACATCAGCGTTGAGATCCCACTGGGGCGGCTGGTGTGCGTGACCGGTGTGAGCGGCAGCGGCAAGAGCACCCTGGTCAATGAGCTGCTCCATCCGGCCTTGGAGCACAAGCTCGGCCTGAAGGTGCCTTTCCCCTCGGGGCTGGAGTCGCTGAAGGGGATGAAGTCGATCGACAAGGTGATCGTGATCGACCAGAGCCCGATCGGTCGCACGCCCCGGTCCAATCCAGCCACCTATACCGGCGCGTTTGATCCGATCCGCCAGGTGTTCGCGGCCACGGTGGAGGCCAAGGCGCGGGGCTACCAGGTGGGTCAGTTCAGCTTCAACGTCAAAGGTGGGCGCTGCGAGGCCTGCAGTGGGCAGGGCGTCAATGTGATCGAGATGAACTTCCTGCCGGATGTGTATGTGCAGTGCGACGTCTGCAAGGGGGCGCGCTACAACCGCGAGACCCTGCAGGTGACCTACAAGGGCTTCACCATCGCCGATGTGCTGCAGATGACGGTGGAGCAGGCTGCCGATGTGTTCTCCGCTATCCCCCAGGCGGCGGATCGATTGCGCACCCTGGTGGATGTGGGTCTGGGCTACATCAAGCTCGGCCAGCCGGCGCCCACCCTCTCTGGTGGGGAAGCGCAGCGGGTGAAGCTCGCCACCGAGCTCTCCAAACGTGCCACCGGGAAAACGCTCTATCTGATCGATGAACCCACCACTGGCCTGAGCTTCTACGACGTGCACAAGCTGATGGACGTGATGCAGCGGCTGGTGGACAAGGGCAATTCAATCCTGGTGATCGAGCACAACCTCGATGTGATCCGCTGTGCCGACTGGATCATCGACCTCGGGCCTGAAGGGGGCGACAAGGGCGGTGAGATCGTGGTCTGCGGCACCCCGGAGGAGGTGGCGGAACATCCCACCAGTCACACCGGCCGGTACCTCAAGCAGGTGCTGGAGCAGCATCCCCCTGTGGAGGTGGCTGCCTGA
- a CDS encoding adenylate/guanylate cyclase domain-containing protein, with the protein MQETDSGSYCEDAVKTAFAIRKRILVLSEALRKEFNRSVDVGIGIHYGPTVVENTGPVDDLRFGLVGDCVNIASRIERKTRNFNCDILISQAVWDNLTESRDLIQEKHEVPLKGVSQTMTVYPARIPV; encoded by the coding sequence ATCCAGGAAACCGATTCAGGATCCTATTGCGAAGATGCTGTGAAAACCGCCTTTGCAATCCGCAAAAGAATCCTCGTGCTCTCCGAAGCACTCCGAAAGGAATTCAATCGCTCTGTTGACGTTGGCATCGGCATCCATTACGGACCCACCGTCGTGGAGAACACTGGCCCGGTAGACGACCTGCGCTTCGGGCTTGTGGGTGATTGCGTGAATATCGCCAGCCGAATTGAGCGCAAGACCAGGAATTTCAATTGCGACATCCTGATCAGCCAGGCCGTCTGGGACAACCTCACGGAATCCCGCGATCTAATCCAGGAAAAACATGAGGTGCCCCTCAAGGGCGTCAGCCAGACGATGACGGTCTATCCCGCTCGTATCCCTGTCTGA
- a CDS encoding alpha/beta hydrolase, with product MVPRLRSLAAPLAAGLLLLPALAPPAAHAAEQVVFVSGAFRRSIPVADLAHLAETGEARGLLGDVLRLGRQNPAELAKLLNVQIRLPLVLTSRLLGTRIGEAALNRVARIVFPLKAPGVAVPALRAATILGLEKGDGSLSPLGFLQAYPNQDLAVSLPQLRIAFNRLNSVTDVVRGFLETDLGGQSGAAGNGTAP from the coding sequence GTGGTGCCGCGTCTTCGTTCCCTTGCCGCCCCTCTGGCTGCCGGTCTGCTGCTGTTGCCTGCGCTGGCACCGCCCGCCGCCCATGCGGCCGAGCAGGTGGTGTTCGTCAGCGGGGCCTTCCGCCGCTCGATTCCGGTGGCGGATCTGGCCCATCTGGCGGAAACCGGCGAAGCGCGAGGCCTGCTGGGGGATGTGCTGCGGCTGGGACGGCAGAACCCGGCTGAGCTGGCCAAGCTCCTGAATGTGCAGATCCGCCTGCCCCTGGTGCTCACCAGCCGTCTGCTCGGCACCCGCATCGGCGAGGCGGCCCTCAACCGGGTCGCCCGGATCGTCTTCCCCCTCAAGGCACCGGGCGTGGCGGTTCCGGCCCTGCGGGCCGCCACGATCCTGGGGCTGGAGAAGGGGGACGGCAGCCTGTCGCCGCTCGGCTTCCTGCAGGCCTATCCCAACCAGGATCTGGCGGTGAGCTTGCCTCAGCTCAGGATTGCTTTCAACCGACTCAACTCGGTCACCGATGTGGTGCGCGGCTTTTTGGAAACGGATCTGGGCGGCCAGAGCGGTGCTGCCGGCAATGGCACCGCCCCCTAG